The following proteins come from a genomic window of Halorubrum lacusprofundi ATCC 49239:
- a CDS encoding UvrD-helicase domain-containing protein produces MSDFDPNEKQGRLIESTDGLHLVDAGAGTGKTFTVTRRYATIVEQSDVDPADILLVTFTNNAAAEMKERIVSQSEYGMRELTDAPIQTFHSLANDLLEEHGHAVPTYLGIDDRITGSTQILEDELVEEALFDEFIGQFMDTNPEYNSFFTAISDTTELLDLIKELAAKGVFPTAKGWYRDGESHLDGDFEAFEDLFEEINEPRNGGSKQSRLRAKLNKYGENKAYLPEAPERWEIRDGGKQVPDTVARRVFEEDREELKTFIHDMYHAYLSFALRRNYLNFSFLQLFAFVLLCEDHELREELGYEYVMVDEFQDSSEIQFKLTLLLAGTNNICVVGDWKQSIYSFQYADVDNIREFETRLERFTTELNNDYDRIQYPTTPVTKLELDTNYRSTQSVLDFTEHALTTPATSSESVDVDAVREKITSLTADADYDNSIIEAIRSDKEHEAILTKIDEITGNESYAVEKDGELRAPTYSDIAVVTRTRDFGRDLLDVAEECGLPMAYEGGIEVFRTDAAKLLLAWFRILERDADRGWALVLEEAGYTIDESKAVLKNEAYPEMMIGFREELRKLETFGGVARRVFERYGCEGPTADVVLHTVQSVYEATTLTRGDLIRFIEDAIESGSTHEVQAGAGTNSVTVQTIHATKGLEYPIVILANMNTNKFPSSGGSGTDISYDDPIGLRRRKLYSEVAHGVPYVYDNWKLDVLRRCLPREYDEERRLLYVAITRAENHVVFTAGENPNTFLEELPVDVEAVNPDLSSFTPEPVDESPFEVEISASEGSPRFSPHTFIDDAVFDDGTGGRGMEFGSQVHDFAEAYVLGEDVTSSSP; encoded by the coding sequence ATGAGCGACTTCGATCCCAATGAGAAACAAGGTCGACTCATTGAGAGTACAGACGGACTACATCTCGTCGACGCTGGCGCCGGAACCGGAAAGACATTCACCGTCACTCGTCGGTACGCGACGATTGTCGAGCAGAGTGATGTTGACCCTGCGGATATTCTCTTAGTGACGTTCACAAACAACGCGGCTGCCGAAATGAAGGAGCGGATCGTGAGCCAAAGTGAGTATGGCATGCGGGAGTTGACAGACGCACCCATCCAGACGTTCCACTCGCTGGCAAACGATCTGCTGGAGGAACACGGCCATGCCGTCCCGACGTACCTCGGTATCGATGACCGGATTACAGGGTCAACTCAGATCCTTGAGGATGAGCTAGTTGAGGAGGCACTGTTCGACGAGTTCATCGGGCAGTTTATGGACACTAATCCGGAGTATAACTCGTTTTTCACCGCCATCTCAGATACCACAGAACTGCTTGATTTGATCAAGGAACTTGCCGCGAAGGGCGTGTTCCCCACGGCCAAGGGCTGGTATCGCGACGGCGAGTCGCATCTTGACGGCGATTTCGAGGCGTTCGAGGACCTGTTTGAGGAGATTAACGAACCACGGAACGGTGGGAGCAAACAATCACGCCTTCGTGCGAAGCTCAATAAGTACGGTGAGAACAAGGCTTACCTCCCGGAGGCTCCCGAACGGTGGGAAATTCGTGACGGCGGTAAGCAGGTACCAGACACGGTTGCCCGTCGCGTGTTTGAGGAAGACCGAGAGGAACTCAAGACGTTCATTCACGACATGTATCACGCCTACCTCTCGTTTGCGCTCCGGCGCAATTATCTGAACTTCAGCTTCCTCCAGCTGTTCGCGTTTGTTCTATTGTGCGAAGACCACGAACTCCGGGAGGAGCTGGGCTACGAATATGTGATGGTCGACGAGTTTCAGGACTCCAGTGAGATCCAGTTCAAGCTGACGCTACTGCTGGCGGGGACGAACAATATCTGTGTGGTCGGCGACTGGAAACAGAGTATCTACAGTTTCCAATATGCTGATGTCGACAACATCCGGGAGTTCGAGACGCGACTTGAGCGGTTCACTACGGAGTTGAACAACGACTACGACCGGATCCAGTATCCCACAACACCGGTCACGAAACTTGAATTGGATACCAACTACCGCTCGACGCAGTCGGTGTTGGACTTCACCGAGCATGCGCTCACGACACCAGCGACAAGCTCTGAATCAGTCGATGTCGACGCCGTTCGAGAGAAAATCACGTCGCTCACTGCAGATGCTGACTACGACAACAGCATCATCGAGGCGATACGCAGCGACAAAGAACACGAAGCAATTCTCACGAAAATCGATGAGATCACTGGGAACGAGTCCTATGCGGTTGAGAAAGATGGCGAACTTCGTGCACCTACGTACAGTGATATAGCTGTGGTAACGCGGACTCGAGATTTCGGGCGTGATCTGTTGGATGTGGCTGAGGAATGTGGCCTTCCGATGGCGTACGAGGGTGGTATCGAGGTGTTCCGCACTGACGCTGCCAAGCTCCTCTTAGCATGGTTCCGGATCCTTGAACGGGACGCCGACCGCGGCTGGGCACTCGTCCTGGAGGAAGCAGGCTATACAATCGACGAGTCAAAGGCAGTCCTAAAAAACGAGGCGTATCCGGAGATGATGATCGGGTTCCGGGAGGAGCTACGTAAACTGGAGACGTTCGGTGGCGTTGCCCGTCGCGTATTTGAGCGATATGGTTGTGAGGGTCCGACGGCCGATGTTGTGCTCCATACTGTCCAGTCAGTGTACGAGGCTACGACGCTCACCCGGGGCGATCTGATCCGGTTCATTGAGGATGCAATCGAGTCCGGCAGCACACACGAGGTCCAAGCTGGCGCTGGCACCAACTCAGTGACCGTCCAGACCATCCACGCGACGAAGGGTCTCGAATATCCCATCGTGATCCTCGCGAATATGAATACCAATAAGTTCCCTTCCTCAGGAGGAAGTGGGACTGATATCTCCTACGACGATCCCATCGGCCTCCGTCGACGTAAACTGTACTCGGAAGTGGCTCATGGAGTTCCGTACGTCTACGATAATTGGAAGCTAGACGTCCTCCGACGATGTCTCCCACGCGAGTATGATGAGGAACGAAGATTGCTTTATGTCGCCATCACACGCGCTGAGAACCATGTTGTGTTTACCGCTGGTGAGAATCCCAATACGTTTCTCGAGGAGCTTCCTGTCGACGTCGAGGCTGTCAACCCCGACCTTTCATCGTTCACGCCCGAGCCCGTAGATGAGTCTCCCTTCGAGGTAGAAATCTCGGCGAGTGAGGGGTCTCCACGGTTCTCACCACACACGTTCATTGACGATGCTGTCTTTGACGACGGTACTGGTGGCCGCGGGATGGAGTTTGGCTCACAGGTCCACGACTTCGCTGAGGCATACGTACTCGGCGAGGATGTGACATCCTCCTCGCCGTAA
- a CDS encoding RNA-guided endonuclease TnpB family protein: MSTTVTKTLQATFAPPTAHKQSKLNDLLETYRDGLQEAFDAGASTMSSVSDIVTPYDLPYQAKAALCNYVPKLRKTYNAQDLDDEHPIRLTNQAAKFDHSEERDYEFTWWVPRPGRGTNFWMPLRINPEQEDLWHDLVSEDAKAGEIRLQQHRKNWVLHVTVEYPVEEPAADGDATHIGLDIGETALITGCALKDGSPTDPFVCSGSRAKHLRKEMHTTLKRLQERDASEWRTDERFDHYQNALTDIVEKASREAVEYAKQFENPVLVMEDLTYIRERLDYGKYMNRRLHSWAFARLQGRIEDKATEAGIPVEYVNPAYTSQTCHSCHRIGRRDSQAEFRCPNDDCHVSTFQADINASANIARRVDPWGESVPLDKAGRDDSPRDGSGCDTATTHREKSVPAQMTLTAYEESKPSTSDD, translated from the coding sequence GTGTCCACGACCGTCACGAAGACGTTGCAGGCGACGTTCGCACCCCCCACCGCGCACAAGCAGTCGAAACTCAACGACCTGCTCGAAACCTACCGTGACGGTCTGCAAGAAGCGTTCGACGCCGGGGCGAGTACCATGTCCTCGGTGAGCGACATCGTGACGCCCTACGACTTGCCGTATCAGGCCAAAGCCGCGCTCTGCAACTACGTCCCGAAACTCCGCAAGACGTACAACGCGCAGGATTTGGACGACGAACACCCGATACGACTCACGAACCAAGCCGCGAAGTTCGACCACTCGGAAGAACGCGACTACGAGTTTACGTGGTGGGTTCCTCGTCCCGGTCGGGGAACGAATTTCTGGATGCCGCTCCGCATCAATCCCGAACAGGAAGACCTCTGGCACGACCTCGTATCCGAGGACGCGAAAGCGGGCGAGATACGGCTTCAACAGCATCGGAAGAATTGGGTACTACACGTCACCGTCGAGTACCCGGTTGAAGAACCAGCGGCGGACGGTGACGCCACGCACATCGGCTTAGACATCGGAGAAACCGCCCTCATCACGGGCTGTGCCCTCAAGGACGGTTCTCCGACTGACCCGTTCGTGTGTAGCGGAAGCAGAGCGAAGCATCTCCGAAAAGAGATGCACACGACCCTGAAACGACTGCAAGAGCGTGACGCTTCGGAGTGGCGTACCGACGAACGGTTCGACCACTACCAGAACGCCCTCACCGACATCGTGGAGAAAGCGTCTCGGGAAGCCGTCGAGTACGCCAAGCAGTTTGAAAATCCGGTGTTGGTGATGGAGGACTTGACGTACATCCGTGAGCGTCTCGACTACGGGAAGTACATGAACCGTCGGCTTCACTCGTGGGCGTTCGCCCGACTCCAAGGGCGCATCGAGGACAAGGCGACGGAAGCAGGTATTCCGGTCGAGTACGTGAATCCGGCGTACACCTCGCAGACGTGCCACTCGTGCCACCGCATCGGTCGGCGGGACTCGCAGGCCGAGTTCCGGTGTCCGAACGATGACTGCCACGTTTCGACGTTTCAGGCCGACATCAACGCTTCCGCGAATATCGCACGACGGGTTGACCCGTGGGGAGAGAGCGTCCCGCTTGACAAGGCCGGACGCGATGACTCGCCTCGGGATGGGAGCGGTTGTGACACCGCCACGACTCACCGTGAGAAGAGCGTACCAGCGCAGATGACGCTCACGGCCTACGAAGAGTCGAAACCCTCTACCAGCGACGACTGA
- a CDS encoding PD-(D/E)XK nuclease family protein, giving the protein MEGQTIAEEQAFLPVDVDGERVTISGIIDLLHITPDRIEIVDHKTDLDQHAESEYRKQLSVYYHIVSELYPDRTVTAEIFYTFDGKRVKIEPLDKGEIQDLVRQYR; this is encoded by the coding sequence ATGGAGGGACAGACCATAGCCGAGGAACAGGCGTTCCTTCCAGTCGATGTCGACGGCGAGCGTGTGACGATCTCTGGGATCATCGATCTCCTCCATATCACTCCTGACCGCATCGAAATTGTCGACCACAAGACTGACTTAGATCAACACGCAGAATCCGAATATCGTAAGCAATTGAGTGTCTACTATCACATTGTGTCTGAACTGTATCCAGACCGAACCGTGACAGCTGAGATCTTTTACACTTTTGACGGCAAGCGTGTAAAGATTGAGCCGCTCGATAAGGGAGAAATCCAGGATCTGGTTCGGCAATATAGATAA
- a CDS encoding PD-(D/E)XK nuclease family protein translates to MSFPKAKTPERLYNEVESYDLIITPDGPLASALNRQLDQPHLGPFAIPPRRLAAGRREKSEDRLAFLDIIEHDDISWKQIAYAIGNILQCWEHQGSHNAILEYDAYVDDATERAVKRIADIDTASMELTIGNIDPNQDVVIVGFDMLTQLERSFLPDEYDTVDLFTDDPFELPEFRILDSTTAIVDAVINSVSVKNAENVAIVLDQNSEYSPLVESALEAAGIPFFGGPGFSDLAEHRAFLQLLRTAFRGTETLIEEIRPLLATLNIDLDIAHEEKRLYQTEAPELVWLTDFCRKAETYTFGEALTAFKKRANCELETFRDELDTLSIANEPVTEHGVDQLSFYLQSYEVPVNRENEGVLLADAKSAAFVGRDVVFFLGLDEDWTHSPPRRPWVDQQAQYTRNIQGFQLLLQSGSKQHYLVQNSTGGSPVTPCLYFEELLEQEYDRFSDLPSTTHSQRSDLETPTAFEKTSASVSTESVETISQSSLSTYVNSPRDYYFSRLVESPDKDYFTEGNLFHDFAEFYVNHPEFVDSTVIEETVEFMLEEARPLMRSVDEETRRTEYRIGLKTIIFHLGANPPTDDSFLTPSTGRGTNIIADYFDRTVDSPVTERRFDAEDLGINGVIDLVQSRIQLTDFKSGSKKSARDVVKHSSVDDPTDEPNFQALLYLTYWRSKFPDERLKFTFFHFLETVDDAIVGEVDIEDTLTTVTYYPTSPEEYVNREEFFEYLLEDGANKCQKILSKIDYEAYDDLFEVEKPPKTTDSNELIESAFGQQMIDQLEDIIGEYKYVTTGSKQAMREMTRVWERNYFESDLDAFETFIQDRLTELDRRLAGDERFPVEGLAGEPNYRYVDNRDLLLEGER, encoded by the coding sequence TCGTCAGCTAGACCAACCGCATCTTGGCCCATTCGCAATCCCACCGCGCCGGCTCGCTGCCGGCCGCCGTGAGAAATCTGAAGATCGACTCGCGTTTCTTGATATAATTGAGCATGATGATATTTCGTGGAAGCAGATTGCCTACGCCATCGGAAATATTCTTCAGTGTTGGGAACACCAAGGCTCCCATAACGCCATCCTTGAATACGATGCGTATGTCGACGACGCAACCGAGCGTGCTGTCAAGCGCATTGCTGACATTGACACAGCATCGATGGAACTCACTATCGGTAACATCGACCCAAATCAGGACGTAGTCATCGTCGGCTTTGACATGCTCACACAGTTGGAGCGCTCATTTCTCCCCGATGAGTACGACACGGTCGACCTGTTCACGGACGATCCCTTCGAGCTGCCGGAGTTCCGTATTTTAGACTCAACCACGGCTATCGTCGACGCCGTCATAAACTCGGTCTCAGTGAAGAATGCAGAGAACGTTGCCATTGTATTGGATCAGAATAGCGAGTACTCACCGCTTGTTGAGTCGGCGCTAGAAGCCGCTGGCATTCCGTTCTTTGGAGGCCCAGGATTCAGTGACCTCGCGGAGCACCGAGCGTTTCTGCAGCTACTTCGGACGGCATTTCGTGGGACTGAGACTCTCATTGAGGAGATACGTCCGTTGCTTGCGACGCTCAATATCGACCTCGACATTGCACACGAGGAAAAACGGTTGTATCAGACAGAGGCCCCCGAACTTGTCTGGTTGACTGACTTCTGTCGTAAGGCTGAGACATACACGTTCGGTGAGGCGCTAACTGCCTTCAAGAAACGAGCGAATTGCGAACTTGAGACATTCCGTGACGAACTCGACACACTCAGCATCGCAAACGAACCCGTCACTGAACACGGAGTCGACCAGCTATCTTTCTACCTTCAATCGTACGAGGTACCGGTTAATCGTGAGAACGAGGGTGTACTCCTTGCAGACGCAAAGTCGGCGGCGTTTGTCGGACGAGATGTCGTCTTCTTCCTCGGCCTTGATGAGGACTGGACTCACTCGCCACCACGGCGACCATGGGTCGATCAGCAAGCACAGTATACGCGCAATATTCAGGGATTTCAGCTCCTCCTCCAGAGTGGCAGCAAGCAGCACTATCTTGTCCAAAACTCCACGGGTGGGTCCCCAGTGACTCCATGTCTCTACTTTGAGGAGCTACTCGAACAAGAGTACGATCGATTTAGTGACCTCCCCTCGACGACCCACTCACAACGGAGCGATCTCGAAACACCAACCGCCTTCGAGAAGACGTCTGCGAGTGTGTCAACAGAGTCCGTTGAGACGATCAGCCAGTCGAGCTTGAGTACTTATGTCAACTCACCTCGTGATTACTATTTCAGTCGGTTGGTTGAGAGTCCGGACAAAGATTACTTCACAGAGGGTAATTTGTTCCACGACTTCGCAGAATTCTACGTCAACCATCCAGAGTTTGTCGACAGTACTGTGATCGAGGAAACCGTTGAGTTCATGCTTGAAGAGGCGCGGCCACTCATGCGCTCGGTAGACGAGGAAACTCGCCGGACGGAGTACCGAATCGGTCTCAAAACGATCATCTTTCATCTTGGTGCAAACCCGCCAACTGACGATAGTTTTCTTACACCCTCAACGGGACGAGGCACTAATATCATCGCTGATTACTTCGACCGAACGGTCGATTCGCCCGTCACTGAACGTCGGTTCGACGCCGAAGATCTCGGGATAAACGGTGTGATCGACTTGGTTCAGTCGCGAATCCAGCTGACCGATTTCAAGAGTGGTTCGAAGAAAAGCGCACGTGATGTGGTGAAACACTCTTCGGTCGACGATCCGACAGATGAGCCGAACTTTCAGGCACTGTTATACCTGACCTACTGGCGCTCAAAGTTCCCGGACGAGCGGCTGAAGTTCACATTCTTCCACTTCCTTGAGACAGTAGACGATGCTATTGTGGGTGAAGTCGATATCGAGGATACGCTGACAACTGTGACGTACTATCCCACGTCACCAGAAGAGTATGTAAACAGAGAAGAATTTTTTGAGTATCTATTGGAGGATGGAGCGAACAAATGTCAAAAGATACTTTCAAAAATAGATTATGAGGCGTACGATGACCTCTTTGAGGTGGAAAAGCCACCGAAGACAACCGATAGCAACGAACTCATCGAATCGGCGTTTGGCCAGCAGATGATTGACCAGTTGGAAGACATTATTGGTGAGTACAAGTACGTGACTACGGGGAGCAAACAGGCTATGCGGGAGATGACCCGTGTCTGGGAGCGTAACTATTTCGAGAGCGATCTCGATGCATTCGAGACATTCATCCAGGACCGTCTTACCGAACTCGACCGTCGACTGGCTGGCGACGAGCGCTTCCCTGTGGAGGGCCTCGCTGGCGAGCCGAACTACAGGTACGTCGACAACCGCGACCTGTTGTTGGAGGGTGAGCGATGA
- the tnpA gene encoding IS200/IS605-like element ISHla19 family transposase: MKYNLETGSHTVYALQYHFVTVTKYRADLLTDEIAERVGEIASDISEDFGVNIQNVNGGSDHVHILFTAKPTTDLTKFINSLKGVTSRKIRDENPEVRQALDKAFWQPGYFLTTTGQVSIDVLMEYVEEQ; encoded by the coding sequence ATGAAGTACAACCTCGAAACTGGGTCGCACACGGTCTACGCGCTCCAATATCACTTCGTGACCGTCACGAAGTACCGCGCAGACCTACTCACCGACGAAATCGCAGAACGGGTCGGTGAGATTGCCAGCGACATCTCCGAGGACTTCGGCGTAAACATCCAGAACGTCAACGGCGGAAGCGACCACGTTCACATCCTCTTCACGGCGAAGCCAACGACCGACCTCACCAAGTTCATCAACTCACTCAAGGGCGTCACATCTCGCAAAATCCGTGACGAGAACCCCGAGGTTCGGCAGGCGCTCGACAAAGCGTTCTGGCAACCGGGATACTTCCTCACCACCACTGGCCAAGTGAGCATCGACGTGCTGATGGAGTACGTGGAGGAGCAGTAG